In Aspergillus fumigatus Af293 chromosome 2, whole genome shotgun sequence, a genomic segment contains:
- a CDS encoding 3' exoribonuclease family protein, with protein MTDRRRINGPPSGTRPAVFASSLKSTTDTTTGRPQRQRQPNELRKIFLKTGLIPSASGSSYLEFEPSASLAAARSSPQSLIPPSSALKLACTVHGPKPLPRSATFSPNLVLTTHVKYAPFAARRRKGHIRDTSERDLGVHLETALRGVIVAERWPKSGLDITITILEAEDDRWWGDAPDSHDAPWGMMNVLAGCITAASAAIADARIDCLDLVAGGVAALVSDESPEGERSAPKLMLDTDPAEHRSILSACVVAYMPSRDEITEIWLKGDSSKVLLGPDDKRTGHDALINGAVDAARGAHMVLAEAVRESAERFAGLATV; from the exons ATGACTGACCGACGAAGAATCAATGGGCCGCCCAGTGGCACAAGGCCTGCGGTCTTTGCATCGTCGCTCAAATCTACGACCGATACTACAACTGGCAGGCCACAACGGCAAAGGCAGCCAAATGAACTGCGCAAAATAT TCCTCAAGACTGGCTTGATTCCTTCCGCATCTGGCTCCTCATACCTCGAGTTCGAACCCTCAGCCTCCCTCGCCGCTGCACGCTCTTCTCCTCAATCTCTCatccctccttcttcagcgcTGAAGCTCGCATGTACTGTTCACGGACCGAAACCGCTTCCCCGTTCAGCTACATTCTCGCCCAACCTTGTCCTCACCACTCATGTCAAATATGCGCCGTTCGCTGCCCGCAGGAGGAAAGGGCACATCCGAGACACTAGCGAACGGGACCTGGGTGTACATTTAGAGACCGCGTTGCGGGGTGTTATTGTTGCTGAACGGTGGCCGAAGAGTGGATTGGATATCACAATTACGATCTTAGAGGCAGAAGACGATCGGTGGTGGGGGGACGCGCCAGACTCTCACGATGCTCCGTGGGGGATGATGAATGTTCTGGCTGGATGCATCACAGCTGCCTCTGCGGCTATTGCGGATGCGCGGATCGACTGTTTGGATCTCGTGGCTGGCGGCGTGGCTGCTCTTGTCTCTGACGAGTCGCCGGAGGGAGAGAGGTCAGCGCCGAAGCTTATGCTGGATACGGACCCTGCTGAACATCGGTCTATCCTGTCAGCATGTGTTGTGGCATATATGCCTTCTCGGGATGAGATTACAGAAATATGGCTTAAGGGGGATAGTTCGAAGGTGCTATTAGGGCCCGATGACAAGCGCACGGGGCATGATGCTTTAATAAATGGGGCGGTGGACGCTGCTCGGGGAGCGCATATGGTACTGGCGGAGGCAGTGAGGGAATCCGCTGAACGGTTCGCCGGCCTTGCTACAGTTTGA
- the nbp35 gene encoding Fe-S cluster-binding ATPase — MAPSVMEPVAAFDVPTKAAPNLVAPEPEHCPGPESEQAGKGDACAGCPNQAICASAPKGPDPDIPIITERLSQIRHKILVLSGKGGVGKSTFSSLLAHAFASNPESTVGLCDTDICGPSIPKMMGVESETIHVSNAGWSPVWVTDNLSVMSIQFMLPNRDDAIIWRGPKKNGMIKQFLKDVDWGDLDYLIVDTPPGTSDEHLSVNSLLKESGVDGAVIVTTPQEVSLLDVRKEIDFCRKAGIRILGLVENMRGFVCPGCSNTSEIFRATTGGGKRLAKKMGIPFLGSVPLDPRVGMACDYGESFVDNFPDSPASKAIKQVVRSVGEMLGEDPNTVLPPDENDMVE; from the exons ATGGCGCCGTCCGTGATGGAGCCAGTGGCAGCGTTCGATGTGCCAACCAAGGCGGCACCGAACCTCGTTGCTCCGGAACCAG AGCACTGTCCTGGACCTGAGTCGGAGCAAGCAGGAAAAGGCGATGCCTGCGCTGGCTGTCCCAATCAAGCGATCTGTGCCTCTGCCCCGAAGGGGCCCGATCCCgacatccccatcatcaccgaACGTCTCTCTCAAATCCGACACAAGATCCTTGTACTATCCGGCAAAGGCGGTGTCGGCAAATCCACATTCTCCTCGCTCCTTGCGCATGCATTCGCATCAAATCCTGAGTCTACCGTCGGCCTCTGCGATACTGACATTTGCGGGCCCTCGATCCCGAAGATGATGGGTGTTGAATCGGAAACGATTCATGTTAGCAATGCGGGCTGGAGTCCCGTATGGGTGACCGATAATTTGAGTGTAATGAGTATCCAATTCATGCTGCCCAATCGAGACGACGCAATTATTTGGAGGGGCCCAAAGAAGAATGGAATGATTAAGCAGTTCCTGAAGGATGTGGACTGGGGCGACTTGGACTATCTGATTGTTGACACGCCGCCTGGGACTTCAGACGAGCACTTATCTGTGAACTCACTTCTGAAAGAGTCTGGTGTGGACGGAGCGGTGATCGTTACGACCCCTCAAGAAGTATCACTTCTTGACGTCAGAAAGGAGATCGATTTCTGCCGCAAGGCTGGCATTCGTATCCTTGGCCTAGTCGAGAACATGCGGGGATTTGTCTGCCCAGGATGCTCCAATACATCGGAAATCTTTCGTGCTACGACAGGAGGTGGCAAACGACTGGCGAAAAAGATGGGTATTCCATTCCTGGGTTCAGTTCCTCTTGACCCTAGAGTTGGAATGGCTTGCGACTACGGCGAAAGCTTTGTGGACAACTTCCCGGACAGCCCAGCGTCAAAGGCAATCAAGCAGGTTGTACGGTCGGTTGGCGAAATGCTTGGCGAGGATCCAAATACAGTGCTCCCACCTGACGAGAATGATATGGTGGAGTGA
- a CDS encoding phosphatidylethanolamine N-methyltransferase — MDRGLSTGAHQADDGLRERTVASQSSSAPGLEALTATGEGEVKDKAGKGKKTYGRTPQGKVFTVPQTHDMVSQLLSPSEPKNLSDVIVLAILAAHILLLWRLPAGVKVPVFAFIYLFWRGAYNAGIGWLLHNQSNHRTLVRWAEKTKIFVNPATGQNPHANLYKLIKRELETKIPADYSFEDAPIEYNTWLVFRRLVDLILMCDFTSYCLFAIACSQRPFDEGTLMTVLRWSAGIVLVLFNLWVKLDAHRVVKDYAWYWGDFFFLIDQELTFDGVFEMAPHPMYSVGYAGYYGISLMAASYKVLFISILAHAAQFAFLVFVENPHIEKTYNPPPPRKRTIEQENVSITPQRSDSPSAPASVDEQVPHAPSYSSGPPPSVHNLLGFRNLDLYRTIDTSSILIQFLVFALTVLTPSTPWFQFLFVANAAVWRIWYSVGIGFVLNRQSNCKAWTRHFVKYGESPQEAWNQWKGTYHISMVMCYASFIAAVWKMYSFPADWGYGLVLLRHVLGAGLIALQIWTSVSIYESLGEFGWFYGDFFFDESPKLTYDGIYRFLNNPERVLGLAGVWGAVLITSSGAVTFLALMSHILSLGFIQFVERPHMQKLYGRSLRRDAGLTKSLKRSLPPSLQQLHGSVDKIFDESFEFIEELIDTARPKLAAGVNTFVKDTSALFQKYPARVTISRIDEDLAGYDLRDYSLEIEGTDSLSPNDNDQSGREGANARMPLDRRGDLKNLVFEYGSPIKVKWTAPLNHSKKDWIGLYRVTDNTSREVTRVSSQGRWIAVNEGSYDNLTCEKGIVSSDILIPASQRKDNENRDLASGEVIFSGDKLFWTQGVFEFRYHHNGKHNVMAISRPFEIRISRFDEDEIPLMNPTSVELSLFPVVRNCLDRDPQIAPETVDEPFGGLVERDGKYAKRVVFAVHQMFGIEFAPEVVKADGNVHNLARRICNAKRVLAPYSLTRNGATTPTEGKE; from the exons ATGGATCGTGGCCTTTCAACAGGCGCTCATCAGGCAGATGATGGACTTCGCGAGAGGACTGTGGCCTCTCAGTCCAGCTCGGCCCCCGGTCTCGAGGCTTTAACAGCCACGGGTGAAGGTGAGGTCAAGGACAAAGCCGGTAAAGGAAAGAAGACATACGGCCGGACTCCTCAAGGTAAAG TGTTTACGGTGCCTCAAACGCACGACATGGTCTCTCAACTACTATCCCCCTCGGAACCAAAGAACCTGTCAGATGTCATCGTCCTAGCTATTCTCGCTGCTCATATTCTTCTCTTATGGCGACTTCCCGCGGGGGTCAAAGTGCCCGTTTTTGCCTTCATCTACCTCTTTTGGCGCGGTGCCTACAATGCTGGGATCGGATGGCTGCTTCATAACCAGTCGAACCACCGAACGCTCGTCCGTTGGGCcgagaagaccaagatcTTCGTGAATCCGGCCACTGGCCAAAATCCTCATGCTAACTTATACAAGTTGATCAAGCGTGAATTGGAGACCAAGATCCCAGCTGACTACTCGTTCGAAGATGCTCCAATTGAGTACAACACCTGGCTCGTCTTCAGACGACTTGTCGATCTGATCTTGATGTGCGACTTCACCTCATATTGCCTCTTTGCGATAGCCTGTAGCCAACGTCCCTTTGATGAGGGCACTCTGATGACTGTCTTGCGGTGGTCCGCAGGCATCGTCTTAGTGCTCTTCAACCTTTGGGTAAAATTAGACGCGCATCGAGTGGTAAAAGACTACGCCTGGTACTGGGGAGACTTTTTCTTTCTTATCGACCAGGAATTGACCTTTGACGGTGTTTTCGAAATGGCGCCTCATCCAATGTACTCGGTCGGTTATGCTGGATACTACGGTATCTCGCTAATGGCGGCGAGCTACAAGGTCCTGTTTATCTCTATTCTCGCCCATGCAGCACAATTCGCTTTCCTGGTCTTCGTCGAGAATCCGCACATAGAGAAGACATACAACCCGCCACCACCCCGAAAGCGAACTATCGAGCAGGAAAATGTATCTATCACCCCTCAGAGATCTGATTCGCCCAGCGCGCCAGCTTCCGTGGATGAACAAGTGCCCCATGCGCCAAGTTATTCAAGCGGTCCACCTCCATCGGTTCACAACCTCTTGGGCTTTCGGAACCTTGATTTGTATCGGACGATAGATACTTCTTCCATACTGATTCAATTTCTCGTATTCGCCCTCACGGTTCTGACACCTTCAACTCCGTGGTTCCAGTTCCTTTTTGTCGCCAACGCGGCAGTctggagaatctggtatTCTGTTGGTATCGGTTTCGTGCTCAACCGTCAGTCGAATTGTAAGGCCTGGACTCGACACTTTGTAAAATATGGCGAAAGCCCGCAGGAGGCCTGGAATCAGTGGAAAGGCACTTATCATATCAGCATGGTTATGTGCTACGCGAGCTTCATTGCTGCCGTCTGGAAGATGTACAGTTTTCCTGCGGATTGGGGCTATGGCCTTGTGTTGCTCAGACACGTCTTGGGTGCAGGGCTCATTGCCTTGCAAATCTGGACATCCGTCAGCATCTACGAATCCCTTGGAGAGTTTGGTTGGTTCTACGGagatttcttcttcgacgaaTCGCCCAAATTGACGTATGACGGCATTTATCGTTTCCTGAACAACCCTGAGCGTGTTCTGGGGTTGGCAGGTGTTTGGGGCGCCGTCCTTATCACCAGCAGTGGGGCTGTCACTTTCCTTGCCCTGATGAGCCATATTTTGAGCCTAGGGTTCATCCAATTTGTCGAGCGTCCTCACATGCAGAAGCTTTACGGCAGAAGCCTGCGACGAGATGCTGGGCTGACAAAGAGTTTGAAGCGATCCCTGCCTCCTTCGTTACAACAGCTTCATGGAAGTGTTGACAAGATCTTTGATGAGTCTTTCGAATTCATTGAAGAACTCATTGACACCGCTCGTCCGAAGCTCGCGGCGGGCGTCAACACGTTTGTCAAAGACACGTCAGCTCTGTTCCAAAAATATCCCGCTCGTGTGACTATCTCTCGTATTGATGAAGACCTGGCTGGCTATGATTTACGTGACTATTCCTTGGAGATTGAGGGCACTGATTCATTGTCACCCAATGACAACGATCAAAGCGGTAGGGAGGGTGCTAATGCTCGTATGCCCCTTGACAGACGCGGCGACTTGAAGAACTTGGTCTTCGAGTATGGTTCACCCATCAAGGTTAAGTGGACTGCTCCGCTCAATCACAGCAAGAAGGATTGGATTGGCCTATATCGAGTCACCGACAACACTTCTCGGGAGGTTACACGCGTCTCATCTCAAGGGAGATGGATTGCAGTCAACGAGGGCTCGTATGACAATTTGACTTGCGAGAAGGGTATCGTGAGCAGCGATATTCTCATACCCGCCTCACAACGCAAGGACAACGAAAACCGCGATCTTGCTTCCGGCGAAGTCATCTTCTCTGGTGATAAGCTATTCTGGACTCAGGGCGTCTTTGAGTTCCGCTACCATCACAATGGCAAACACAATGTTATGGCTATTTCAAGACCATTCGAGATTCGTATCAGCCGGTTtgatgaggacgagatcCCACTGATGAACCCTACATCAGTCGAGCTAAGCTTGTTTCCCGTTGTGCGTAACTGCCTTGATCGAGATCCCCAGATCGCGCCGGAGACCGTGGATGAGCCGTTTGGCGGCCTTGTTGAACGTGACGGAAAGTATGCCAAGAGAGTTGTGTTCGCGGTTCATCAAAT GTTTGGTATCGAATTCGCTCCCGAGGTTGTCAAAGCTGACGGCAATGTCCACAACCTCGCCCGGAGGATATGCAATGCAAAAAGGGTCCTG GCTCCCTATAGCCTGACTAGGAATGGTGCAACGACACCAACTGAAGGGAAAGAGTAA